In Capillimicrobium parvum, a genomic segment contains:
- a CDS encoding M24 family metallopeptidase → MSAVDRTAGRGARYFPLSEYEERWQRVHEEMRRLGYDAAVVWSRSGGSYDRCADVLWLANYYSQASGQGLDTAVFNARGLGAVILEPGADAELQADEPWPRLDVVAAGKVEWHYDPVKGVADALRRRGIRGRVAIVGTQILPMKHWIQLERETAADGIEWVHDDDLVLTVRRRKSPAEIRCMREGGEIMTRALDRLMQGLVDGERENVAAGAATEIIVREGGAVHMVPCSHGEMIRYWVSDPLTGHSDVAPKPGDLVRGWIYGPVREGYWLDPGRTAVCGGNPNDDQRSIVEDNARIIQTLIEAIKPGVRVKEVAELGQKLVTEASDEKDQAAEKWPHFGHYMGMYFETPYIGASMCGDDDVFQAGTVLGVEAFIARKDVGASGIEQNFILHEDGTTEHITNTPMVFW, encoded by the coding sequence ATGAGCGCGGTCGACAGGACGGCCGGCCGCGGCGCGCGCTACTTCCCGCTCTCGGAGTACGAGGAGCGGTGGCAGCGCGTGCACGAGGAGATGCGCCGCCTCGGCTATGACGCCGCCGTCGTGTGGAGCCGCTCCGGCGGCTCCTACGACCGGTGCGCCGACGTCCTGTGGCTGGCCAACTACTACTCCCAGGCCTCGGGTCAGGGGCTCGATACCGCAGTCTTCAACGCGCGCGGACTGGGCGCGGTGATCCTCGAGCCCGGCGCGGACGCCGAGTTGCAGGCCGACGAGCCGTGGCCGCGCCTCGACGTCGTCGCGGCGGGCAAGGTGGAGTGGCACTACGATCCGGTCAAGGGTGTGGCCGACGCGCTGCGTCGGCGGGGCATCCGCGGGCGCGTCGCGATCGTCGGCACGCAGATCCTGCCGATGAAGCACTGGATCCAGCTCGAGCGCGAGACGGCGGCCGACGGGATCGAGTGGGTCCACGACGACGATCTCGTGCTCACCGTCCGGCGCAGGAAGTCACCGGCGGAGATCCGGTGCATGCGCGAGGGCGGCGAGATCATGACGCGCGCGCTCGACCGCCTCATGCAGGGGCTCGTCGACGGCGAGCGCGAGAACGTCGCGGCGGGCGCCGCGACCGAGATCATCGTCCGCGAGGGGGGCGCCGTCCACATGGTCCCGTGCTCGCACGGCGAGATGATCCGCTACTGGGTCAGCGACCCGCTGACCGGCCACTCGGACGTCGCGCCGAAGCCGGGCGACCTCGTCCGCGGGTGGATCTACGGGCCGGTCCGCGAGGGCTACTGGCTCGATCCGGGCCGGACAGCCGTGTGCGGCGGCAATCCGAACGACGACCAGCGGTCGATCGTCGAGGACAACGCGCGGATCATCCAGACGCTCATCGAGGCCATCAAGCCCGGCGTGCGGGTCAAGGAGGTCGCGGAGCTGGGCCAGAAGCTGGTCACCGAGGCCAGCGACGAGAAGGACCAGGCCGCGGAGAAGTGGCCGCACTTCGGCCACTACATGGGGATGTACTTCGAGACGCCGTACATCGGCGCGAGCATGTGCGGCGACGACGACGTCTTCCAGGCGGGGACGGTCCTCGGCGTCGAGGCGTTCATCGCGCGCAAGGACGTCGGAGCGTCCGGGATCGAGCAGAACTTCATCCTCCACGAGGACGGCACCACCGAGCACATCACCAACACGCCGATGGTGTTCTGGTGA
- a CDS encoding polysaccharide deacetylase family protein, producing the protein MIANPVPWPNGARVAVSFTWDEDADSILHLMHPETGHRKVDTQTFLRYGPDVAVPRLVEMARRQEIKMTFFMPGWSIETYPHAAELVVANGHELAHHGYIHEMPNEQSPEEEEHWLVRGMEIIEGVTGQVPRGYRAPWFKYSNVTTDLLVKHGFLYDASLMGDDIPYVMRAQGGEVIELPSHWGMDDYPHYAHVPDYEYMMPPKSGEDAMRVFREEFDAMWEHRGLWVTIWHPFNSGRLARAMEVEKLIEYMKDRGDVWFATTLEIAEHVRKCIDDGSWTPRVDDMPYYAGPVQPRMEVS; encoded by the coding sequence ATGATCGCGAATCCTGTGCCCTGGCCCAACGGGGCCCGCGTGGCGGTGTCGTTCACATGGGACGAGGACGCCGACAGCATCCTGCACCTGATGCACCCGGAGACGGGCCACCGCAAGGTGGACACGCAGACGTTCCTGCGCTACGGGCCCGACGTGGCGGTTCCGCGGCTGGTGGAGATGGCCCGGCGCCAGGAGATCAAGATGACGTTCTTCATGCCGGGGTGGTCGATCGAGACCTACCCGCATGCGGCCGAGCTGGTCGTCGCCAACGGCCATGAGCTGGCGCATCACGGCTACATCCACGAGATGCCCAACGAGCAGTCGCCGGAGGAGGAGGAGCACTGGCTCGTCCGCGGCATGGAGATCATCGAGGGCGTCACCGGGCAGGTCCCGCGGGGATACCGTGCGCCGTGGTTCAAGTACTCGAACGTCACCACCGACCTGCTGGTCAAGCATGGGTTCCTCTACGACGCGAGCCTGATGGGTGACGACATCCCGTATGTGATGCGCGCCCAGGGCGGCGAGGTCATCGAGCTGCCGTCGCACTGGGGGATGGACGACTATCCCCATTACGCCCACGTGCCGGACTACGAGTACATGATGCCGCCGAAGTCCGGCGAGGACGCGATGCGCGTGTTTCGCGAGGAGTTCGACGCGATGTGGGAGCACCGGGGCCTGTGGGTGACGATCTGGCACCCGTTCAACTCGGGCCGCCTGGCGCGGGCGATGGAGGTCGAGAAGCTCATCGAGTACATGAAGGACCGAGGCGACGTCTGGTTCGCGACGACGCTGGAGATCGCCGAGCACGTGCGCAAGTGCATCGACGACGGCTCGTGGACGCCGCGCGTCGACGACATGCCCTACTACGCGGGCCCGGTCCAGCCACGCATGGAGGTCTCATGA
- the queG gene encoding tRNA epoxyqueuosine(34) reductase QueG codes for MTDTRADAICAAAQERGFEARWAVGDLPPFVIERYGNWLAERRHAMMGELLRGVEVRLDPLQRFGWVRSALVLAAPHAYPDPGAPDDGLRVGRVGRMYWVREQGYVERVLRPHIEEIKKVCRDHGVRARDWVDQGPLPIRSYAARSGFGWIGRNGMVITPQLGTYTTLAVLLTDLEAAGAEPHKNRCGSCTRCIPACPTGALLGDGTLDAKRCISYWTTQHPGLIPTDMWGPMGDWVFGCDVCQEVCPWNAKAERFWSGYRPEAALAHPDLRTFFSAYGDSGAFERLYAGSAFARAGRGRVARNAIVVFANTGDASFRPYCRLGASDVDPIVRATAAHGLVRLGDRRTAARLLEDPDESVQREARTALLGEPGDTEDVKEPAGVTAGTG; via the coding sequence GTGACCGACACGCGCGCAGACGCGATCTGCGCGGCGGCGCAGGAGCGGGGATTCGAGGCGCGGTGGGCGGTAGGCGACCTGCCGCCGTTCGTGATCGAGCGCTACGGGAACTGGCTGGCCGAGCGGCGCCACGCGATGATGGGCGAGCTGCTGCGCGGCGTCGAGGTGCGACTCGATCCCCTCCAGCGCTTCGGCTGGGTGCGCAGCGCGCTCGTCCTGGCCGCCCCCCACGCCTACCCCGATCCCGGCGCCCCGGACGACGGGCTGCGCGTGGGCCGCGTCGGGCGGATGTACTGGGTGCGAGAGCAGGGCTACGTGGAGCGGGTGCTGCGCCCGCACATCGAGGAGATCAAGAAGGTCTGCCGCGACCACGGCGTCCGAGCTCGCGACTGGGTCGACCAGGGGCCGCTGCCGATCCGCAGCTATGCGGCGCGATCCGGCTTCGGCTGGATCGGCCGCAACGGGATGGTGATCACGCCGCAGCTGGGCACGTACACGACGCTTGCCGTCCTGCTCACCGATCTCGAGGCGGCCGGCGCCGAGCCGCACAAGAACCGCTGCGGCAGCTGCACCCGGTGCATCCCCGCGTGTCCGACCGGCGCGCTCCTCGGGGACGGGACGCTGGACGCGAAGCGCTGCATCAGCTACTGGACCACGCAGCACCCCGGGCTGATTCCGACCGACATGTGGGGCCCGATGGGCGACTGGGTGTTCGGGTGCGACGTCTGCCAGGAGGTCTGTCCCTGGAACGCGAAGGCCGAGCGCTTCTGGTCGGGGTACCGGCCGGAGGCGGCGCTCGCGCACCCGGACCTGCGGACCTTCTTCTCCGCATACGGAGACAGCGGGGCGTTCGAGCGCCTGTACGCCGGAAGCGCCTTCGCGCGGGCCGGCCGCGGGCGCGTCGCGCGCAACGCGATCGTCGTGTTCGCGAACACGGGCGACGCGTCCTTCCGGCCCTACTGCCGGCTGGGCGCGAGCGACGTGGATCCCATCGTCCGCGCGACCGCGGCTCATGGTTTGGTCCGGCTGGGCGACCGCAGGACCGCGGCACGGCTGCTCGAGGACCCCGACGAGAGCGTGCAGCGCGAGGCGCGGACGGCCCTGCTCGGTGAGCCGGGCGACACGGAGGATGTGAAGGAGCCGGCCGGTGTCACGGCAGGGACGGGTTGA
- a CDS encoding luciferase domain-containing protein produces MGVALGPARRRRITDAVITKDPPSCLHGLPSRPGDRAEIARQYPCAQTTQADRVTAQAEILALVSGWPGVAVAPVRQTIHGANALLLDDRLAEGQGEAFIMGMEFAHVRAEGSVHTALAPEWAEPLLGKGWGQIHPLALYGLIPPQSLVFYAPRDEHELYVLECILTAAYSYACGRYVECDP; encoded by the coding sequence GTGGGCGTGGCGCTCGGACCGGCTCGTCGTCGGCGGATCACCGACGCCGTGATCACGAAGGACCCCCCGTCGTGCCTGCACGGCCTGCCCTCGCGGCCGGGCGACCGGGCGGAGATCGCCCGGCAGTATCCGTGCGCCCAGACGACGCAGGCGGACCGGGTGACCGCCCAGGCGGAGATCCTGGCGCTCGTCAGCGGGTGGCCGGGGGTCGCCGTCGCGCCCGTGAGGCAGACGATCCACGGCGCCAATGCCCTCCTCCTCGACGATCGGCTGGCGGAGGGCCAGGGCGAGGCCTTCATCATGGGCATGGAGTTCGCCCACGTCCGCGCCGAGGGCAGCGTCCACACGGCGCTCGCCCCCGAATGGGCCGAGCCGCTGCTCGGGAAGGGGTGGGGCCAGATCCACCCCCTGGCGCTCTACGGGCTGATCCCGCCGCAGAGCCTCGTGTTCTACGCCCCGCGCGACGAGCACGAGCTGTACGTGCTCGAGTGCATCCTGACCGCGGCGTACTCATACGCGTGCGGGCGCTACGTGGAGTGCGATCCGTGA